In one window of Pristiophorus japonicus isolate sPriJap1 chromosome 9, sPriJap1.hap1, whole genome shotgun sequence DNA:
- the LOC139273345 gene encoding zinc finger protein 432-like, which yields MEKLVECGDCGKGFNSPSELEVHRRSHTGERPFTCSECGKGFSFSTSLLLHQRVHTGERPFICSECGKGFTLSSRLLEHQRVHTGERPYTCSECGKGFSRSSNLQDHQRVHTGERPFTCSECGKGFTRSTHLVTHQQVHTGERPFTCSQCGKGFSTSSHLRIHQRVHTGDRPFICSECGKGFITSSHLLLHQRVHTGERPFTCSECGKGFTVSSRLLDHQRVHTGERPFTCSECGMRFTVSSSLLSHQRVHTGERPFTCSVCGKGFTHSSNLLTHQRVHK from the coding sequence atggagaaactggtggaatgtggggactgtgggaagggcttCAATTCCCCCtctgagctggaagttcatcggcgcagtcacactggggagaggccattcacctgctctgagtgtgggaagggattcagtttttCAACCAGCCTGCtgctacaccagcgagttcacactggggagaggccattcatctgctctgagtgtgggaagggattcactctttcATCCCGTCTAttggaacaccagcgagttcacactggggagaggccgtacacctgctctgagtgtgggaagggattcagtcggtCATCTAACCTGCAggatcaccagcgagttcacactggggagaggccattcacctgctctgagtgtgggaagggattcactcgatcaaccCACCTTgtaacacaccagcaagttcacactggggagaggccattcacctgctctcagtgtgggaagggattctctaccTCATCCCACCTTCGaattcaccagcgagttcacactggggataggccgttcatctgctctgagtgtgggaagggatttattacctcatcccacctgctgctacaccagcgagttcacactggggagaggccattcacctgctctgagtgtgggaagggattcactgtgtcatctcgTCTGTTGgaccaccagcgagttcacactggggagaggccgttcacctgctcggagtgtgggatgaGATTCACTGTATCGTCCAGTCTACTGtcccaccagcgagttcacactggggagaggccgttcacctgctccgtgtgtgggaagggattcactcattcatccaacctgctgacacaccagcgagttcacaagtga